Genomic window (Streptomyces sp. RerS4):
CCCTGATGCCGAGCCGCTGCTGACCCCGGCTGAGGTTGCCACGATGTTCCGCGTGGACCCGAAGACGGTCACCCGCTGGGCCAAGGCTGGCAAGCTCACGTCCATCCGCACCCTGGGTGGACACCGCCGTTACCGCGAGGCCGAGGTTCGCGCACTGCTCGCGGGAATTCCGCAGCAGCGCAGCGA
Coding sequences:
- the bldC gene encoding developmental transcriptional regulator BldC, whose amino-acid sequence is MTARTPDAEPLLTPAEVATMFRVDPKTVTRWAKAGKLTSIRTLGGHRRYREAEVRALLAGIPQQRSEA